From a region of the Spirochaetota bacterium genome:
- a CDS encoding HDIG domain-containing metalloprotein: MLNSFMVFKRGIQFAFKKKSLKASFIYTLIVILSATALLTLNRIGATYSYQAGDIAREDIRAPMTIEYPVSIETEIEKNRIAEAMPAIFDLNESIVEDKLKISNMLCEAVIKVKEQMSDTSPSKQVLLLRTMLPDYLQYSDKVLMGLLQYDEQLLHRDMNKILLQVYNNGILEKPYTNPLKLQSNHVIVRVVGNAAELKEKQINVDALMDMKKIQSLVPVISREVLNKPSNDALYAVNSVIISLLQPNLFYNEEETKRRIAEAVQSVKPVTRVIKKGQSIAREGDTITEDMLQKINIINKNAHFSGSSFIIGLLLIQLGFLVIFGYFLITYYSNLVVDNKMPLIVFTLVMAFIVIAFFVARWQGRAFEGLFFPLLLPIPLVTMVLAIMYNMHIAMLIGVYIVFFVTVSMKGDFTTLLLAFSSALSGVFVVGDVERRSDFLRGGVTLGLINLVIVIAVGLMQEMQFGIIANNVGLAFIAGIINAIIVFGVFPVYENMFGVTTKFKLLELSDLNAPIFKEMLIKAPGTYNHSLMVATLAESACKEVGANALLARVGGYYHDIGKIQDANFYIENKVTDPRAKDMSALEYCRLIISHVEKGVELARKNNLPEMVIDFIREHHGQTVMTYFYHQALEEGSTNGNNIKKSDFQYPGPKPHTRETAIVMLADAIEAASRSIQEPTLEKLETLVKRIIYNRLNEGDLERADINLNELNKIQNAFVQVLQGIFHSRIEYPTKEAINRLEKKSSNGNQG; this comes from the coding sequence ATGTTAAATTCATTTATGGTTTTTAAAAGAGGCATACAGTTTGCTTTCAAGAAAAAAAGCCTGAAAGCCTCTTTTATTTATACATTGATAGTTATACTATCCGCTACTGCACTTCTCACATTAAACAGAATAGGTGCCACATATAGTTATCAGGCTGGGGATATTGCACGTGAGGATATTCGTGCACCTATGACCATAGAATATCCTGTATCAATAGAAACTGAAATTGAAAAAAACCGTATTGCCGAAGCAATGCCTGCCATCTTTGACCTCAATGAATCCATTGTTGAAGATAAGCTTAAAATTAGCAATATGCTGTGTGAGGCAGTTATTAAAGTTAAAGAGCAAATGTCTGACACCAGTCCTTCAAAGCAGGTGTTGTTACTGAGGACAATGCTGCCTGATTATCTGCAGTATTCAGATAAGGTGTTAATGGGATTGTTGCAATATGATGAACAGCTTCTGCATCGGGACATGAATAAGATTCTATTACAAGTATATAATAATGGTATTCTGGAGAAGCCATATACCAATCCATTAAAATTACAGTCAAACCATGTTATTGTGAGGGTAGTAGGGAATGCTGCAGAATTAAAAGAAAAACAGATCAATGTTGATGCACTCATGGACATGAAAAAAATACAATCGTTAGTGCCGGTCATAAGCAGGGAGGTTCTTAACAAACCATCCAATGACGCGTTATATGCAGTAAATTCTGTTATTATCAGTTTATTACAGCCAAATCTTTTTTATAATGAGGAAGAAACTAAAAGAAGAATAGCTGAAGCTGTTCAATCTGTAAAACCTGTTACCCGTGTGATAAAGAAAGGCCAGTCCATAGCCCGTGAAGGTGATACCATAACAGAGGATATGTTGCAAAAGATAAATATTATAAACAAGAATGCCCACTTTTCTGGTTCAAGTTTTATTATAGGGCTGCTTCTTATCCAGTTGGGATTTTTAGTCATATTTGGCTATTTCCTCATCACCTATTACAGCAACCTGGTTGTTGATAATAAAATGCCCTTGATAGTGTTTACGCTAGTGATGGCTTTTATTGTTATTGCCTTTTTTGTTGCCCGGTGGCAGGGAAGGGCATTTGAGGGTTTATTCTTCCCGCTTCTTTTACCTATTCCCCTGGTTACCATGGTACTTGCAATCATGTATAACATGCACATTGCCATGTTGATTGGTGTGTATATTGTGTTCTTTGTTACGGTAAGTATGAAGGGTGATTTTACGACATTATTATTGGCTTTTAGTTCTGCATTATCGGGTGTTTTCGTTGTTGGTGATGTTGAACGTCGTTCTGACTTTCTGAGGGGTGGTGTTACCTTAGGGCTTATTAATCTGGTGATAGTTATTGCAGTTGGTTTGATGCAGGAAATGCAATTTGGTATCATTGCAAATAATGTTGGATTGGCTTTTATAGCAGGTATCATTAATGCAATAATTGTGTTTGGTGTGTTTCCGGTATATGAAAACATGTTTGGTGTCACAACAAAGTTTAAGTTGCTGGAGCTATCGGACCTCAATGCACCAATATTTAAAGAGATGCTTATCAAGGCACCTGGTACGTATAATCATTCACTGATGGTGGCAACACTTGCTGAATCTGCATGTAAGGAGGTTGGTGCCAACGCCTTGCTGGCACGCGTTGGCGGGTATTACCATGATATAGGAAAAATTCAGGACGCAAATTTTTATATTGAAAATAAGGTTACCGACCCACGTGCCAAAGATATGTCAGCCCTTGAATATTGCAGGTTAATTATTTCACATGTTGAAAAGGGCGTTGAGCTGGCACGGAAGAATAATCTACCGGAAATGGTTATTGATTTTATCCGTGAGCATCACGGACAGACAGTGATGACATATTTTTACCATCAGGCACTTGAAGAAGGCAGTACTAACGGTAACAACATAAAGAAAAGCGATTTCCAGTACCCTGGCCCAAAACCACATACTCGTGAAACAGCCATTGTCATGCTGGCGGATGCAATTGAGGCTGCATCACGTTCAATACAGGAGCCAACACTGGAAAAATTAGAAACACTGGTAAAACGAATAATCTATAATCGGCTGAATGAAGGTGACTTAGAAAGGGCCGATATTAACCTGAATGAATTAAACAAAATTCAGAATGCATTTGTACAGGTATTACAGGGCATATTCCATTCACGCATTGAATATCCCACAAAGGAAGCAATAAATCGATTGGAGAAAAAATCATCCAATGGCAATCAAGGTTAA
- the ybeY gene encoding rRNA maturation RNase YbeY yields MAIKVNVEREHVTMPRDFPAFCKKIIAAVVKSQEVDNVVVTLIITNDEAIAHINKTYRKKKGPTDVISFAYREAPMPHVTTKEHLGDIFISLETAQRQAIEYGVPLKEELKRLLIHGVLHLLGYDHEKSSYKKRKMQKKEKEIMQTI; encoded by the coding sequence ATGGCAATCAAGGTTAATGTTGAACGTGAGCACGTCACAATGCCCCGGGACTTTCCTGCATTTTGTAAAAAAATTATAGCTGCTGTTGTAAAGAGTCAGGAAGTTGATAATGTCGTTGTTACACTCATTATCACTAATGATGAGGCGATAGCTCATATTAATAAAACCTACCGTAAAAAGAAAGGCCCTACTGATGTCATATCCTTTGCCTACCGTGAAGCACCCATGCCACATGTAACCACAAAAGAACATTTAGGCGACATTTTCATTTCGCTGGAGACTGCCCAAAGGCAGGCTATAGAATATGGAGTGCCCCTGAAAGAAGAATTAAAGAGATTACTGATACATGGAGTGCTGCATCTATTGGGATATGACCATGAAAAGTCATCATACAAAAAAAGAAAAATGCAAAAAAAGGAAAAAGAGATTATGCAAACTATCTAA
- a CDS encoding phospho-sugar mutase, with product MDITIQKRIEQWQNPPFDTNTIHEIKQLVAQNNEKELYERFYTTLEFGTGGLRGIIGAGTNRMNIYTVGMATQGLANYIVHKGNAQKGVVIAYDSRRMSDVFSKEAASILAGNGIKVYLFKDIMPTPICSFAIRHYNATAGIVITASHNPPEYNGYKVYWEDGGQVVPPQDKEIINEVSKIQDIAQIKKMNFDKAIVNGIITLVGDEIIEIYAQKLSQVRFKSDELSPIHIVYTPLHGTGYRIVPHILKISGFPNVHNVEKQAIPDGNFPTVQSPNPEEPEALTQAIELAQKINADIVLATDPDADRMGVAFKDDNGQYMLINGNQIGSMLLYYMLLRLQQLNKLPKNGFVVKTIVTTDLQQEIADHFNVTIENVLTGFKWIAKKMKDYEGSHIFIFGGEESYGYLPLDFVRDKDAVSSCYFFAEMAHWLHSHNKTLKDFLYEIYAQFGYYNEKLVSLTLKGVEGIQKIESIMKHFRSNPPKQLAGTAVTAILDVKQRTLTDVTSGTTTTVDLPASDVLQFTLDNGSKVTMRPSGTEPKIKFYFSSHKKGKDIKQLEEEVIRYNETLASELLSTIESIIK from the coding sequence ATGGACATCACCATTCAAAAACGAATAGAACAATGGCAAAATCCACCATTTGACACCAACACTATACATGAGATCAAACAACTTGTTGCACAAAATAATGAAAAAGAACTGTACGAACGCTTTTACACCACACTTGAGTTTGGTACAGGCGGACTTCGTGGGATTATTGGTGCAGGCACCAACCGAATGAACATTTACACTGTTGGTATGGCAACGCAGGGCCTGGCAAACTACATTGTCCACAAAGGGAATGCTCAAAAAGGCGTTGTTATAGCGTATGATTCACGCAGGATGTCAGATGTATTCTCAAAGGAAGCAGCTTCAATATTAGCGGGCAATGGTATTAAAGTATATCTTTTCAAGGATATCATGCCCACACCAATCTGTTCATTTGCAATACGCCATTACAATGCTACAGCAGGTATTGTTATCACAGCCAGCCACAACCCACCCGAATATAATGGATACAAAGTATACTGGGAGGACGGCGGTCAGGTTGTCCCACCACAGGACAAAGAAATAATCAATGAAGTTTCAAAAATACAGGATATCGCACAAATTAAGAAAATGAATTTTGATAAAGCGATAGTTAATGGCATTATAACCTTAGTTGGAGATGAAATCATTGAAATCTATGCCCAGAAACTTTCGCAGGTACGATTCAAATCCGATGAACTATCGCCCATACATATTGTTTACACGCCACTACATGGAACTGGTTACCGTATTGTGCCGCATATACTGAAAATATCCGGTTTCCCTAATGTTCATAATGTTGAAAAACAGGCAATCCCTGATGGCAATTTCCCCACTGTCCAATCACCCAATCCTGAAGAACCTGAGGCGCTAACACAGGCCATAGAACTTGCACAAAAAATAAATGCGGATATAGTGCTGGCAACTGACCCCGATGCTGATCGCATGGGTGTAGCTTTCAAAGATGACAACGGGCAGTACATGCTCATTAATGGAAATCAGATAGGTAGCATGCTTTTATATTATATGCTGTTACGGTTGCAACAGCTAAACAAGCTACCAAAAAATGGATTTGTTGTAAAAACAATAGTTACCACTGACCTTCAACAGGAGATAGCTGACCATTTCAATGTTACTATTGAAAATGTCCTCACTGGATTTAAATGGATTGCAAAAAAGATGAAGGATTATGAAGGCTCACATATTTTTATTTTTGGTGGCGAAGAAAGCTATGGGTATCTACCTCTTGATTTTGTGCGGGACAAGGATGCGGTGAGTTCCTGCTACTTCTTTGCCGAAATGGCGCACTGGCTTCATTCACACAATAAAACGCTGAAAGACTTTTTATATGAAATATACGCTCAGTTTGGCTATTACAACGAAAAGCTTGTCTCGCTTACACTTAAAGGAGTTGAAGGCATTCAAAAGATAGAATCCATCATGAAACATTTCCGAAGCAATCCACCAAAACAATTGGCTGGAACCGCTGTTACTGCAATTCTTGACGTCAAACAGAGAACGCTTACTGATGTAACGAGCGGCACCACAACAACAGTGGATTTGCCTGCATCAGACGTATTGCAGTTCACATTAGACAATGGCTCAAAGGTAACCATGCGCCCTTCAGGTACCGAACCCAAAATCAAGTTTTATTTTAGCTCACATAAAAAGGGAAAAGACATCAAACAACTGGAAGAAGAAGTAATCCGGTATAATGAAACGTTAGCAAGTGAATTATTGAGTACAATTGAATCTATTATTAAATAG
- a CDS encoding PhoH family protein, which yields MVDTKFEIDDISIYKRICGYKDKNIKAIEKLLDVKIIPRGNTLIVEASGDNAAKALQLLHLMGDYLYMRDSLYEFDDFDIRYLALSINQGIKVDADEINRLKIVIPETGKTIVPKTINQANYMSAIHKSPITISIGPAGTGKTYLAVAVGVKFLLTGRVERIILTRPAVEAGESLGYLPGDFIQKINPYLRPLYDALFDILPYERISKYMEKGIIEIAPLAYMRGRTLNKAFIILDEAQNTTSSQMKMFLTRLGNNSKMVISGDITQIDLEKPRQSGLLAAQKILHGIEEITFIEFLKEDICRHPIVEKIIAAYEQHAE from the coding sequence ATGGTAGATACAAAATTTGAAATTGACGATATATCCATTTATAAACGTATATGTGGGTATAAAGATAAGAATATCAAAGCAATTGAAAAGCTTCTTGATGTTAAAATAATCCCCCGTGGCAATACCCTGATAGTTGAAGCTTCCGGTGATAATGCCGCTAAGGCATTACAGCTTTTGCACCTGATGGGTGATTATTTATATATGCGTGATTCTCTCTATGAGTTTGATGATTTTGATATACGCTACCTGGCACTTTCCATTAATCAGGGGATTAAAGTAGATGCTGATGAAATCAACAGATTGAAGATTGTTATCCCTGAAACAGGAAAAACCATTGTACCCAAAACTATCAATCAGGCAAATTACATGTCGGCAATCCATAAAAGCCCCATCACTATCTCCATTGGGCCAGCCGGGACAGGGAAAACATATTTAGCGGTAGCTGTAGGTGTAAAGTTTTTGTTAACGGGCAGAGTGGAGCGCATCATTTTAACACGGCCTGCTGTTGAAGCAGGTGAAAGCTTGGGGTACCTGCCTGGTGATTTTATTCAGAAGATTAATCCCTATTTAAGACCGCTGTATGATGCCCTGTTTGATATTCTTCCGTATGAAAGAATTTCCAAATATATGGAAAAAGGGATAATTGAGATTGCACCATTAGCCTATATGCGCGGACGTACACTCAATAAAGCTTTCATTATACTTGATGAAGCACAGAACACCACGTCATCACAGATGAAGATGTTTTTAACACGTCTGGGTAACAATTCAAAGATGGTTATATCCGGTGATATTACTCAGATAGATCTGGAAAAACCACGACAATCCGGTTTACTTGCTGCACAAAAAATTCTTCATGGTATTGAAGAGATTACCTTCATTGAATTCTTAAAAGAGGACATTTGCCGGCATCCAATAGTTGAAAAAATTATTGCAGCGTATGAACAACATGCTGAATAA
- the ftsH gene encoding ATP-dependent zinc metalloprotease FtsH, with the protein MNKAAKQVALLLLIALLAIAIFRMNDINTQKVEQLQYSDFIKKVYENKVKSVTIVNGKKIEGTFTKGDKVYLFETVIPYQDPDLIKTLINNRVEIKGEEVDDNLFWKGVLNFLPWLLFFGFIWFFMIRQIQSTGNKAMSFGKVRAKLQPETKNKVTFADVAGVDEAKVELQEIIEFLKDPKKFITIGAKIPKGVLLVGPPGTGKTLLARAVAGEAGVPFFSISGSDFVEMFVGVGASRVRDLFDQGKRNAPCIIFIDEIDAVGRLRGAGLGGGHDEREQTLNQLLVEMDGFETNEGVIIVAATNRPDVLDPALLRPGRFDRQVVVDIPDIKGREKILAVHTRKIPLAKDVDLKVIARGTPGFTGADLANLVNEAALLAARRNKKRVSMLEMEDAKDKVLMGPERKSVLISAEEKKVIAYHEAGHALLGILTGADPVHKVTVIPRGRALGLTMHLPKEERHLHNREYWLNQITILFGGHVAEKIKFGQVTTGSSNDIERATDIARRMVCEWGMSEILGPLAFGKKTEQIFLAREIAQHRDYSEETAQLIDKEVHDIVTSCRDRAIKLIEENSDKFELIATNLIERETLNAQEIELLMKGEPLPPIHNGENPQQPDEEPKLEKIKKKASQKPLLDDKEVIPT; encoded by the coding sequence ATGAATAAAGCTGCTAAACAGGTTGCTCTGCTTTTGCTTATAGCGCTTCTTGCTATAGCCATATTCAGAATGAATGATATTAATACTCAGAAAGTTGAGCAGCTGCAATATAGTGATTTCATAAAGAAAGTTTATGAAAATAAAGTTAAATCAGTTACGATAGTTAATGGCAAAAAAATTGAAGGTACCTTTACCAAAGGTGATAAAGTCTATCTTTTTGAAACAGTTATACCGTATCAGGATCCGGATTTAATAAAAACACTTATTAATAATCGGGTTGAAATTAAAGGTGAAGAAGTTGATGATAATCTTTTCTGGAAAGGTGTACTCAATTTTCTGCCATGGCTTCTTTTCTTTGGGTTTATCTGGTTTTTTATGATACGCCAGATACAGTCCACCGGAAACAAGGCAATGAGTTTTGGCAAAGTGCGAGCAAAACTACAGCCGGAAACAAAAAATAAAGTAACATTTGCTGATGTGGCAGGTGTTGATGAAGCTAAAGTGGAACTTCAGGAAATCATTGAATTTTTAAAAGACCCAAAGAAATTCATTACCATTGGAGCAAAGATACCTAAAGGTGTTCTTCTGGTAGGGCCTCCTGGTACAGGTAAAACATTACTTGCACGAGCTGTTGCTGGTGAAGCTGGTGTACCATTTTTTTCTATCAGCGGTTCTGATTTTGTTGAAATGTTTGTTGGGGTAGGTGCATCGCGAGTACGTGACCTGTTTGATCAGGGAAAACGTAATGCTCCCTGTATCATATTTATTGATGAAATAGATGCTGTGGGAAGGCTTCGCGGTGCTGGACTTGGTGGCGGGCATGATGAACGTGAACAAACGTTGAATCAGCTTCTTGTTGAGATGGATGGATTTGAAACCAATGAAGGTGTTATTATTGTTGCTGCTACCAACAGGCCTGATGTACTGGACCCTGCGTTGCTCAGGCCCGGTCGTTTTGACCGCCAGGTTGTTGTTGACATACCTGATATCAAGGGAAGAGAAAAGATATTAGCCGTTCATACCCGTAAAATTCCTTTGGCAAAAGATGTGGATTTAAAGGTAATTGCTCGTGGAACTCCCGGATTTACCGGTGCAGATCTGGCAAACCTTGTTAATGAGGCTGCACTCCTGGCTGCACGGCGTAATAAAAAGCGCGTGAGCATGCTTGAGATGGAAGACGCCAAGGACAAAGTATTGATGGGTCCTGAAAGAAAGTCGGTCCTCATTTCTGCCGAAGAAAAGAAGGTTATTGCCTATCATGAGGCAGGTCATGCATTGCTGGGTATACTTACCGGAGCTGACCCTGTGCACAAAGTAACGGTGATTCCTCGTGGAAGGGCGTTAGGCTTAACCATGCATTTGCCCAAAGAAGAACGCCATTTGCATAACAGGGAATACTGGCTCAATCAGATCACTATTTTATTTGGTGGCCATGTTGCTGAAAAGATAAAGTTTGGACAGGTTACCACGGGTTCAAGTAATGATATTGAACGTGCTACTGATATTGCTCGTCGTATGGTGTGTGAATGGGGAATGAGTGAAATATTGGGCCCGTTAGCATTTGGTAAAAAAACCGAACAGATATTTCTGGCACGCGAAATAGCTCAACACAGAGATTACAGTGAAGAAACAGCACAGCTTATTGATAAAGAAGTTCATGATATCGTCACCAGCTGCAGGGACAGGGCTATAAAGCTTATAGAAGAAAACAGCGACAAATTTGAGTTGATTGCTACAAACCTCATAGAACGTGAAACACTGAATGCTCAGGAAATTGAGCTTTTGATGAAAGGTGAACCATTGCCGCCTATTCATAATGGTGAAAATCCACAACAGCCTGACGAAGAACCCAAGTTAGAAAAAATAAAAAAGAAAGCATCACAAAAACCTTTGCTGGATGATAAAGAAGTGATTCCAACATAA
- the tilS gene encoding tRNA lysidine(34) synthetase TilS, giving the protein MNNIIQKVYTFIQNNNLIVHGDRVLVSVSAGKDSMALLHILYVIREQLGCTIAIYHLDHKMRGEESFGDLLFVMNQASRYGIPAFIERFDFVQHKEPGKSFEQQAREHRYTRLHFIAQHYGYTKIATAHTKNDQVETLIMRMVQGTGLQGLGAIALAYGTIIRPLLVLSQDEVYSYLQYNDLSYRHDNTNDDTTYLRNYIRHSVIPVIQKRFPQFDEALLTLQKQAQDAIRSIIDLMHSLYPGFIQEQPGLIQVQENAIAHSEYIYKFYCAYIISNYLKKYVNSDILDALYCAHYSKKKNVTLFEGKGIYIYRRYRNGTSFLLFSSKSLCMGDSNYEYKLPVGKTVTVTQAGITVGCAVAESIDVQPPESSTLVLRYTGCDHIVIRNKRTGDVIARKTGRRTLKRLYIDYKLTPEQKNMVPLIVINNQIAAVLFDVAGALKAEISPPFLPEKGQKMLVIRYWHSNTVSNTA; this is encoded by the coding sequence ATGAATAACATTATACAAAAAGTTTATACATTTATACAGAATAATAACCTTATTGTGCATGGTGATAGAGTACTGGTATCAGTTTCTGCTGGCAAGGATTCAATGGCACTATTACATATACTCTACGTGATACGTGAGCAACTTGGGTGCACCATTGCTATCTATCATCTTGATCATAAGATGCGGGGTGAGGAATCATTTGGCGATCTTCTTTTTGTTATGAATCAGGCTTCACGGTATGGAATCCCTGCTTTTATTGAACGGTTTGATTTTGTGCAACATAAAGAACCTGGAAAAAGTTTTGAGCAGCAAGCACGAGAACACCGCTATACACGATTACACTTTATAGCACAACACTACGGTTATACTAAAATTGCAACTGCGCATACAAAAAATGATCAGGTTGAAACCCTGATTATGCGCATGGTACAGGGGACTGGATTGCAGGGTTTAGGAGCAATAGCGCTGGCATATGGAACCATCATACGTCCTTTGCTGGTGTTGTCACAGGATGAAGTGTATTCATATCTACAATATAATGACCTGTCTTATCGGCATGACAATACCAATGATGATACTACATATCTAAGAAATTATATACGCCACAGTGTAATCCCGGTCATTCAAAAACGGTTTCCACAATTTGATGAAGCACTGCTTACTCTTCAGAAACAAGCACAAGATGCAATCAGGAGCATCATTGACCTGATGCATTCGCTTTATCCAGGATTTATTCAAGAGCAGCCCGGATTAATACAGGTGCAGGAAAATGCCATTGCACACAGTGAATATATATATAAATTTTACTGTGCATATATTATCAGTAACTATCTCAAAAAATATGTTAATTCAGATATTCTTGATGCGCTGTATTGTGCGCATTACTCAAAGAAAAAGAATGTTACCCTTTTTGAAGGAAAAGGAATCTACATATACAGGCGCTATCGCAATGGCACCTCGTTTCTGCTTTTTTCTTCAAAGTCTTTATGTATGGGCGATAGTAACTATGAATATAAACTTCCGGTGGGCAAAACGGTTACTGTTACACAAGCTGGTATTACCGTTGGATGCGCTGTTGCTGAATCAATTGATGTGCAACCACCTGAAAGCAGCACGCTGGTATTGCGCTATACTGGATGTGACCATATTGTTATCAGAAACAAACGAACAGGCGATGTCATTGCCCGTAAAACGGGAAGACGGACACTGAAACGCTTATATATTGATTATAAGCTTACTCCGGAACAAAAAAATATGGTACCACTGATTGTTATTAATAATCAGATAGCAGCTGTATTGTTTGATGTTGCAGGTGCTTTAAAAGCTGAAATTTCACCTCCTTTTTTGCCGGAAAAAGGTCAAAAAATGCTTGTTATTCGTTACTGGCATAGCAATACTGTGTCAAATACAGCGTGA
- the aspS gene encoding aspartate--tRNA ligase, giving the protein MFEQRSYCGELTRNDVGKVVNLSGWVDTKRDLGGIIFIEMRDVTGIVQVVFDASKNSTAYEKADKVKNEYCIFVTGEVAKRSEETVNPNLKTGMIEVIGKDIAILSESEVTPFPIDTYTNLNEEVRLKYRYLDLRRADMQEAIIVRHKVMQTIRHYLTDNRFIEVETPILNKSTPEGARDFLVPSRINRGMFYALPQSPQLFKQILMISGFDRYFQIAKCFRDEDLRNDRQPEFTQVDLEMSFVNPHMIMNIIEGLLKEIVRDVLGKEIETPFPVFTYDEVMQRYGKDAPDTRFGLELADVSDIFTDSSFNVFKAALGNGGIIKAIVINDEGKISRAMIEEYINYVRTFKAMGLPSVRYTGSAFETGIAKFLSDSEKQKLVDRLKLNSNSLIIFSCDKPKIVNDALGNLRIKIAQQLNLIDENKLNFLWVVDFPLLEYDVEEGRYYAMHHPFTAPKPECEPMLDAITPQTTQAIKAQAYDVVLNGVEIGGGSIRINRMPLQKKMFGILGISEEEAKIKFSFLLDALKYGAPPHGGIALGLDRILMLLLKRNSIRDVIAFPKTQKGQCLMSEAPSPVSAQQLKELSIKVVEL; this is encoded by the coding sequence ATGTTTGAACAACGAAGCTATTGTGGTGAATTGACACGTAATGATGTAGGGAAAGTGGTAAACCTTTCAGGCTGGGTTGATACCAAGCGTGATTTAGGTGGCATTATATTTATCGAGATGAGGGACGTGACAGGAATTGTACAGGTTGTATTTGATGCATCAAAGAATAGTACCGCGTATGAAAAAGCTGATAAAGTGAAAAATGAGTACTGTATTTTTGTAACCGGTGAGGTTGCAAAGCGTTCTGAGGAAACAGTCAATCCCAATCTAAAAACTGGTATGATAGAGGTTATTGGAAAGGATATTGCCATTTTATCAGAATCGGAAGTGACACCATTCCCCATTGATACTTATACTAACCTGAACGAAGAGGTACGGTTAAAGTACCGTTATTTAGATCTTCGCAGGGCTGATATGCAGGAAGCTATTATAGTACGCCATAAGGTTATGCAGACAATACGGCATTATCTTACTGATAACCGGTTTATTGAAGTTGAAACGCCAATACTGAATAAGTCCACACCTGAAGGTGCACGTGATTTTCTTGTTCCAAGCCGCATAAATCGTGGAATGTTTTATGCACTGCCGCAATCGCCACAGTTGTTCAAACAGATTTTGATGATTTCAGGTTTTGACCGCTATTTTCAGATTGCCAAATGTTTCCGTGATGAGGATTTACGCAATGACCGTCAGCCTGAATTTACTCAGGTGGACTTAGAAATGTCATTTGTCAATCCTCACATGATTATGAATATTATTGAAGGGCTTTTGAAAGAGATCGTTAGAGATGTACTGGGTAAAGAAATTGAAACTCCATTTCCGGTATTCACGTATGATGAAGTAATGCAGCGCTATGGCAAGGATGCCCCTGACACACGTTTTGGCTTAGAACTGGCGGATGTAAGTGATATCTTTACCGATTCGTCATTTAATGTTTTTAAAGCGGCACTGGGAAATGGTGGCATCATTAAGGCAATAGTTATTAACGATGAAGGCAAAATTTCACGTGCAATGATTGAAGAATACATTAATTATGTGCGCACGTTTAAAGCCATGGGACTGCCAAGTGTGCGTTATACAGGGAGTGCTTTTGAAACAGGGATAGCAAAATTTTTAAGCGATAGTGAAAAGCAAAAGCTTGTTGACAGGTTAAAACTCAATTCCAATTCACTCATTATTTTTTCCTGTGATAAGCCAAAGATAGTTAATGATGCACTGGGCAATCTGCGTATCAAGATTGCACAGCAGCTTAATCTCATTGACGAAAATAAACTCAACTTTCTGTGGGTGGTTGATTTCCCACTTCTTGAGTATGATGTTGAGGAAGGCCGTTACTATGCAATGCATCATCCGTTTACAGCGCCAAAACCTGAGTGCGAGCCAATGCTTGATGCTATTACTCCACAAACAACACAAGCAATCAAGGCTCAGGCTTATGATGTTGTGCTCAATGGTGTTGAAATTGGTGGCGGTTCTATCCGAATTAACCGTATGCCATTACAGAAAAAGATGTTTGGCATCCTTGGTATTTCTGAGGAAGAGGCAAAAATAAAGTTTTCATTTTTACTGGATGCATTAAAATATGGTGCGCCACCTCATGGTGGTATTGCATTAGGGTTGGACAGGATTCTGATGCTGCTATTAAAGCGCAATTCTATACGGGATGTGATAGCATTCCCCAAAACGCAGAAAGGACAATGCCTCATGAGTGAAGCTCCTTCGCCTGTGAGTGCACAGCAGTTAAAAGAGCTATCTATCAAGGTGGTTGAATTATAA